Proteins encoded together in one bacterium window:
- a CDS encoding pyruvate, phosphate dikinase encodes MADRLVYFFGGGQADGGREDKALLGGKGANLAEMARIGVPVPPGFTITTEVCRHYLREGKYPAELREQVAAALARLEKETGKTFGGGDFPLLLSVRSGAPISMPGMMETILNLGLNDETVEALARATDNPRFAYDSYRRFVNMYGDVVLGVEHDAFEELLSARKAAKGVEADTDLDADDLRALVGEYKALVAERTGKPFPDDPHEQLWGAIEAVFRSWNIDRAVAYRRVHGIPDDLGTAVNVQAMVFGNMGEDSGTGVAFTRDPSTGERRFFGEFLLNAQGEDVVAGIRTPVPIAEMAERMPAAYRELIEVQSRLEKHFREMQDLEFTVERGRLYLLQTRTGKRTAAAAVRIAVDMVDEGLITEREAVLRVDPKQLDQLLHPRLDPNARVTVLATGLPASPGAAAGRVVFDPDEAAELGAKGEPVILVRRETSPDDFHGMVAAKAIVTARGGMTSHAAVVARGMGKCCVVGARDIHIDLERGEFTAHGVTVKAGDWISVDGTTGRVLLGKVATVEPELSEHFQRLMSWADSFRTLRVRTNADTPADAKKAREFGAEGIGLCRTEHMFFEGDRITAMREMILAEDEEGRRRALAKLLPMQRDDFLGIFRAMDGLPVTIRLLDPPLHEFLPATREDTELVAKAMGVDVDTLMRAVERHREANPMLGHRGVRVGITYPEVTEMQARAIFEAAVQATREGVSVYPEVMVPLVADVKELRHQARLIRRVAEEVMREAGVEVPYLIGTMIELPRAALMAGSIAEEAEFFSFGTNDLTQTSFGISRDDAASFLPRYMEDGIFSEDPFQVLDRDGVGRLIAIATKEGRATRPTLKVGICGEHGGEPSSVEFCHEVGLDYVSCSPYRVPIARLAAAHAALKSAERPEAAPAAAVS; translated from the coding sequence ATGGCGGATCGTCTGGTATACTTCTTCGGAGGCGGCCAGGCCGACGGCGGACGCGAGGACAAGGCGCTGCTGGGCGGCAAGGGCGCGAACCTGGCGGAGATGGCGCGCATCGGCGTGCCGGTTCCGCCCGGCTTCACCATCACCACGGAGGTCTGCCGCCACTACCTCCGCGAGGGGAAGTACCCGGCCGAGCTGCGTGAGCAGGTCGCCGCCGCGCTGGCCCGGCTCGAGAAGGAGACCGGCAAGACGTTCGGCGGCGGCGATTTCCCGCTGCTGCTGTCCGTGCGCAGCGGCGCGCCGATCTCGATGCCGGGCATGATGGAGACGATCCTCAACCTCGGCCTCAACGACGAGACGGTCGAAGCGCTGGCGCGTGCGACGGACAACCCGCGCTTCGCCTACGACTCGTATCGCCGCTTCGTGAACATGTACGGCGACGTCGTCCTGGGCGTCGAGCACGACGCGTTCGAAGAGCTGCTCTCGGCGCGGAAGGCGGCGAAGGGGGTGGAGGCGGACACCGACCTGGATGCGGACGACCTGCGCGCCCTGGTCGGCGAGTACAAGGCGCTGGTCGCCGAGCGGACCGGCAAGCCGTTCCCGGACGATCCGCACGAGCAGCTCTGGGGTGCGATCGAGGCGGTCTTCCGCTCCTGGAACATCGACCGCGCCGTCGCCTACCGGCGTGTCCACGGCATCCCGGACGATCTCGGAACGGCCGTGAACGTCCAGGCGATGGTGTTCGGCAACATGGGCGAGGACTCGGGCACGGGCGTCGCATTCACGCGCGACCCGTCCACGGGCGAGCGCCGGTTCTTCGGCGAGTTCCTGCTCAACGCCCAGGGCGAGGACGTGGTGGCGGGGATCCGGACGCCGGTGCCGATCGCGGAGATGGCGGAGCGGATGCCGGCGGCGTACCGGGAGCTGATCGAGGTCCAGTCCCGCCTCGAGAAGCACTTCCGCGAGATGCAGGACCTCGAGTTCACGGTCGAGCGTGGCCGGCTCTACCTGCTCCAGACGCGGACGGGCAAGCGCACCGCCGCCGCGGCCGTGCGCATCGCGGTGGACATGGTGGATGAAGGGTTGATCACGGAGCGGGAGGCGGTCCTGCGCGTGGACCCGAAGCAGCTCGACCAGCTCCTGCACCCGCGCCTGGATCCGAACGCCCGCGTCACCGTGCTCGCCACGGGGCTGCCGGCGTCGCCCGGCGCCGCCGCGGGCCGGGTCGTGTTCGATCCGGACGAGGCGGCGGAACTCGGCGCCAAGGGCGAGCCCGTGATCCTGGTGCGCCGCGAGACCTCGCCCGATGACTTCCACGGCATGGTCGCGGCCAAAGCGATCGTGACGGCGCGCGGCGGCATGACCTCCCACGCGGCCGTGGTCGCCCGCGGGATGGGCAAGTGCTGCGTCGTCGGTGCGCGGGACATCCACATCGACCTGGAGCGCGGCGAGTTCACGGCGCATGGCGTGACGGTCAAGGCCGGCGACTGGATCAGCGTGGACGGCACGACGGGCCGCGTGCTGCTGGGCAAGGTCGCGACGGTCGAGCCCGAGCTGTCCGAGCACTTCCAGCGGCTCATGTCGTGGGCCGACTCGTTCCGGACCCTGCGGGTCCGCACCAACGCGGACACTCCGGCGGATGCGAAGAAGGCGCGGGAGTTCGGCGCGGAAGGCATCGGCCTGTGCCGCACGGAGCACATGTTCTTCGAAGGCGACCGCATCACGGCGATGCGGGAGATGATCCTGGCGGAGGACGAGGAGGGGCGCCGCCGCGCGCTCGCCAAGCTGCTGCCGATGCAGCGCGATGACTTCCTGGGCATCTTCCGCGCGATGGACGGCCTGCCGGTCACGATCCGGCTGCTGGACCCGCCGCTCCACGAGTTCCTGCCCGCTACGCGGGAGGACACGGAGCTCGTCGCGAAGGCGATGGGCGTGGATGTGGATACGCTGATGCGCGCCGTCGAGCGGCACCGCGAGGCGAACCCGATGCTCGGCCACCGGGGCGTCCGCGTGGGCATCACGTACCCCGAGGTCACTGAGATGCAGGCGCGCGCGATCTTCGAGGCTGCCGTCCAGGCGACCCGCGAGGGCGTGTCCGTCTACCCGGAGGTCATGGTCCCGCTGGTCGCCGACGTCAAGGAGCTGCGGCACCAGGCACGGCTGATCCGCAGGGTCGCCGAGGAGGTGATGCGCGAGGCCGGCGTCGAGGTGCCGTACCTGATCGGCACGATGATCGAGCTGCCGCGGGCGGCGCTCATGGCCGGCTCCATTGCGGAGGAGGCGGAGTTCTTCTCCTTCGGGACCAACGACCTGACCCAGACGAGCTTCGGTATCTCCCGCGATGACGCGGCCTCCTTCCTGCCGCGGTACATGGAGGACGGCATCTTCTCCGAGGATCCGTTCCAGGTGCTGGACCGGGATGGCGTGGGTCGGCTGATCGCCATTGCCACGAAGGAGGGCCGCGCCACGCGGCCAACCCTCAAGGTGGGGATCTGTGGCGAGCACGGTGGCGAGCCGAGCTCGGTGGAGTTCTGCCACGAGGTGGGGTTGGACTACGTGTCCTGCTCGCCGTACCGGGTGCCGATCGCCCGGCTGGCCGCCGCGCACGCGGCGCTGAAGAGCGCGGAGAGGCCTGAGGCGGCGCCGGCCGCCGCGGTGAGCTGA